From the Cupriavidus necator N-1 genome, one window contains:
- a CDS encoding alpha-ketoacid dehydrogenase subunit beta, giving the protein MAEINLVEAVNLALAHALDHDPDVLLLGEDIGVNGGVFRATAGLQARFGAARVMDTPLAEGGIVGAAIGMAAMGLKPVAEIQFTGFIYPAVDHIINHAGRMRHRTRGRLSCPMVVRSPCGAGIHAPEHHSESPEAMFAHMPGIRVVVPSSPARAYGLLLAAIADPDPVIFLEPTRLYRLFRQEVADDGAALPLDTCFTLREGSDITLVSWGAMVQETLAAADALAGEGVTTTVIDVATLKPLDMQTILESVTRTGRCVIVHEAPRTAGFGAEIAAQLADAGLYSLAAPVQRVTGFDTVVPLARLEYTYLPGVARIVDAARKAMAA; this is encoded by the coding sequence ATGGCGGAAATCAATCTGGTCGAAGCAGTCAACCTGGCGCTGGCCCATGCGCTGGATCACGATCCCGATGTGCTGCTGCTGGGCGAGGATATCGGCGTCAATGGCGGCGTGTTCCGCGCCACCGCGGGCCTGCAGGCGCGCTTTGGCGCGGCGCGCGTCATGGATACGCCGCTGGCAGAAGGCGGCATCGTCGGCGCCGCGATCGGCATGGCGGCAATGGGGCTCAAGCCCGTGGCCGAGATCCAGTTCACCGGCTTTATCTACCCGGCGGTCGACCACATCATCAACCACGCCGGACGCATGCGGCACCGCACGCGCGGGCGCCTGTCGTGTCCGATGGTGGTGCGCTCCCCCTGCGGTGCCGGCATCCATGCCCCCGAGCATCATTCCGAAAGCCCGGAAGCGATGTTCGCGCATATGCCCGGCATCCGCGTGGTGGTGCCCTCATCGCCCGCACGCGCGTACGGGCTGCTGCTGGCGGCCATCGCCGATCCGGACCCGGTCATCTTCCTCGAACCCACGCGGCTGTACCGCCTGTTCCGCCAGGAAGTGGCCGACGACGGCGCGGCGCTGCCGCTGGACACCTGCTTCACGCTGCGCGAAGGCAGCGACATCACGCTGGTAAGCTGGGGCGCGATGGTGCAGGAGACGCTCGCCGCCGCGGACGCACTGGCCGGCGAGGGCGTGACGACCACGGTCATCGACGTGGCCACGCTCAAGCCGCTGGACATGCAGACCATCCTGGAATCGGTGACACGCACGGGCCGCTGCGTGATCGTGCACGAGGCCCCGCGCACCGCCGGCTTCGGCGCCGAGATCGCGGCGCAGCTGGCCGACGCGGGCCTCTACTCACTGGCCGCGCCGGTGCAGCGCGTGACCGGCTTCGACACCGTGGTGCCGCTGGCGCGGCTGGAATATACCTACCTGCCTGGCGTCGCCCGCATCGTCGACGCGGCGCGCAAGGCGATGGCGGCATAA
- a CDS encoding dihydrolipoamide acetyltransferase family protein produces MRVFKLPDLGEGLQEAEIVTWHVKTGETVAADQPLLSVETAKAIVEIPSPYAGTIDKLFAQPGDIVHLGAPLVGFEGAGEDADAGTVVGSVQVGTHVVNEAAPAGTAAPAAAMAARVKATPAVRALARQLGVDLAMATASGPEGVVTAADVERVASTLAELGAPEQLRGVRRAMAQNMARAQAEVAAATVMDDADIHAWQPGADVTIRLVRALVAGCRAEPGLNAWYEGQTARRHVLKKIDVGIAADLPEGLFVPVLRDVGNRDAADLRHGLDRMRADIRARTIAPEEMRGNTITLSNFGMIAGRYAAPIVVPPTVAILGAGRVREEVVAASGVPAVHRVMPLSLTFDHRVVTGGEAARFLAAVIADLEMAV; encoded by the coding sequence ATGAGAGTCTTCAAGCTGCCCGACCTGGGCGAAGGCCTGCAGGAGGCCGAGATCGTGACCTGGCACGTCAAGACCGGCGAGACCGTGGCCGCTGACCAGCCGCTGCTGTCAGTGGAGACGGCCAAGGCCATCGTGGAAATCCCGTCGCCGTATGCCGGCACCATCGACAAGCTGTTTGCGCAGCCCGGCGATATCGTCCACCTGGGCGCACCGCTGGTCGGCTTCGAGGGTGCGGGCGAGGATGCCGACGCCGGCACCGTGGTGGGCTCGGTCCAGGTCGGCACGCACGTGGTCAATGAAGCCGCGCCTGCGGGCACCGCGGCACCCGCCGCGGCCATGGCCGCGCGCGTCAAGGCCACGCCGGCTGTGCGCGCGCTGGCGCGCCAGCTGGGGGTGGACCTGGCAATGGCCACGGCATCGGGCCCCGAGGGCGTGGTCACCGCCGCCGACGTCGAGCGGGTAGCCAGCACGCTGGCCGAGCTGGGCGCGCCGGAACAGCTGCGCGGCGTGCGCCGGGCGATGGCGCAGAACATGGCGCGTGCACAAGCCGAAGTGGCCGCCGCCACCGTGATGGACGACGCCGACATCCACGCCTGGCAGCCCGGCGCCGATGTCACCATCCGGCTGGTGCGCGCCCTGGTGGCCGGCTGCCGCGCCGAGCCCGGCCTCAATGCCTGGTACGAAGGCCAGACCGCCCGCCGCCACGTGCTGAAGAAGATCGACGTCGGCATCGCGGCGGACCTGCCCGAAGGCCTGTTCGTGCCGGTGCTGCGCGACGTCGGCAACCGCGATGCCGCAGACCTGCGCCACGGCCTGGACCGCATGCGCGCCGATATCCGCGCGCGCACCATCGCGCCGGAGGAGATGCGCGGCAACACCATCACGCTGTCCAATTTCGGCATGATCGCGGGACGCTATGCCGCGCCCATCGTGGTGCCGCCGACCGTGGCAATCCTTGGTGCCGGGCGCGTGCGCGAAGAAGTGGTGGCGGCCAGCGGCGTGCCGGCGGTGCACCGGGTGATGCCGCTGAGCCTGACCTTTGACCATCGGGTGGTGACGGGTGGGGAGGCGGCGCGGTTTTTGGCGGCGGTGATTGCGGATCTGGAGATGGCGGTGTAG
- a CDS encoding SulP family inorganic anion transporter, giving the protein MSALREAWLAGLFRRGNWLPNIVSGVIVGVVALPLAMAFAIASGAKPEQGLYTAIVAGLAVSLFGGSRLQIAGPTGAFIVVLSAVTARHGIDGLQIATLMAGLILLAMGLTRLGSVIRFIPAPVIVGFTAGIGVIIFVGQWRDFFGLPPVAGEHFHEKFWHLLQALPQWHPATTALALGSLALVVGAPRVRWLRRIPGPLVALLVATAVQALFRFDGVATIGTAFGGLPRGLPVPALPDITLARVLELAGPAFTIAMLGAIESLLSAVVADGMAGTRHDSNQELVGQGIANILAPLFGGFAATGAIARTATNIRNGGNSPLAGVVHALTLVMVLLFLAPLAASVPLATLAAILFVVAYNMSEGRQFARMVRRAPRADVAILLITFTLTVLTDLVVAVNIGVILAMLQFLRRMSASVEVARQDAVDVERELGDASTGPAARMPPSVLVYVIDGPFFFGAVEACERALVQTHTEPRVLLIRLGRVPFMDMTGLQTLEAVIVTLQKRGVAVVLAEANERVREKLARAGVLAALGEGNYVDSLAQAVQRCSELAGEGNAPR; this is encoded by the coding sequence ATGAGCGCGCTGCGCGAAGCTTGGCTGGCCGGACTGTTCCGACGCGGCAACTGGCTGCCGAACATCGTGTCGGGCGTGATCGTCGGGGTGGTGGCGCTGCCGCTGGCCATGGCGTTTGCGATCGCGTCGGGCGCCAAGCCGGAGCAGGGCCTGTACACGGCCATCGTCGCCGGGCTGGCGGTGTCGCTGTTCGGCGGCAGCCGGCTGCAGATCGCGGGACCCACCGGCGCGTTTATCGTGGTGTTGTCCGCCGTGACCGCGCGCCACGGCATCGACGGCCTGCAGATCGCCACCCTGATGGCGGGCCTGATCCTGCTGGCGATGGGGCTGACGCGGCTGGGCAGCGTGATCCGGTTCATTCCCGCGCCGGTGATCGTCGGCTTCACGGCTGGCATCGGCGTGATCATCTTCGTCGGCCAGTGGCGCGATTTCTTTGGCCTGCCACCGGTGGCAGGCGAGCATTTCCACGAAAAATTCTGGCACCTGCTGCAGGCGCTGCCCCAATGGCACCCGGCCACCACCGCGCTGGCGCTGGGCAGCCTGGCGCTGGTAGTGGGCGCGCCGCGCGTGCGCTGGCTGCGGCGCATCCCCGGGCCGCTGGTGGCGCTGCTGGTGGCCACCGCGGTGCAGGCGCTGTTCCGCTTTGACGGCGTCGCCACCATCGGCACCGCCTTTGGCGGCCTCCCGCGCGGGCTGCCCGTGCCAGCGCTGCCGGACATCACGCTGGCGCGCGTGCTGGAACTGGCCGGGCCGGCCTTCACCATCGCCATGCTGGGCGCAATCGAGTCATTGCTGTCCGCGGTGGTGGCCGACGGCATGGCGGGCACTCGGCACGATTCCAACCAGGAGTTGGTCGGCCAGGGCATCGCCAATATCCTGGCGCCGCTGTTCGGCGGGTTTGCCGCCACCGGCGCCATCGCCCGCACCGCCACCAATATCCGCAATGGCGGCAACAGCCCGCTGGCCGGCGTGGTGCATGCGCTCACGCTGGTGATGGTGCTGCTGTTCCTGGCGCCGCTCGCGGCCAGCGTGCCACTGGCGACGCTGGCCGCGATCCTGTTCGTGGTGGCCTACAACATGAGCGAGGGGCGCCAGTTCGCGCGCATGGTCCGCCGCGCGCCGCGCGCCGACGTGGCCATCCTGCTGATCACCTTCACCCTGACCGTGCTGACCGACCTGGTGGTGGCGGTCAATATCGGCGTGATCCTGGCCATGCTGCAGTTCCTGCGGCGCATGTCGGCGTCAGTGGAGGTGGCGCGCCAGGATGCCGTGGACGTAGAGCGCGAACTGGGCGACGCCAGCACCGGCCCGGCCGCGCGGATGCCGCCGAGCGTGCTGGTCTATGTGATCGACGGGCCGTTCTTCTTCGGTGCTGTGGAAGCCTGCGAGCGCGCGCTGGTGCAGACCCATACCGAGCCGCGCGTGCTGTTGATCCGCCTTGGCCGCGTGCCCTTCATGGACATGACCGGCCTGCAGACGCTGGAGGCCGTGATCGTGACGCTGCAGAAACGCGGCGTGGCGGTGGTGCTGGCCGAAGCCAACGAGCGGGTCAGGGAAAAGCTGGCGCGCGCGGGCGTGCTGGCGGCGCTGGGGGAGGGCAACTATGTGGATTCGCTGGCGCAGGCGGTGCAGCGCTGCAGCGAACTGGCAGGCGAAGGTAACGCCCCGCGCTGA
- a CDS encoding universal stress protein translates to MFKHLLVPTDGSARADAMAARAMAFASRIGARVTGLHVIPEYHVLTYRLTSLQDTKDTFAAEAARHADTFLATLSHAAAQAGVACETVTATDDHPWQAIIQCAQQRDCDLIVMSSHGKRGLQALLIGSETHKVLTHSTIPVLVFR, encoded by the coding sequence ATGTTCAAGCACCTCCTTGTGCCTACCGACGGCTCCGCACGCGCCGACGCGATGGCGGCCCGCGCCATGGCCTTCGCCAGCCGCATCGGCGCCCGCGTGACCGGGCTGCATGTGATTCCCGAGTACCACGTACTGACCTACCGGCTGACCAGCCTGCAGGACACCAAGGACACCTTTGCCGCAGAGGCCGCGCGCCACGCGGATACCTTTCTGGCCACGCTCAGCCACGCCGCCGCGCAGGCCGGCGTGGCCTGCGAGACCGTCACCGCCACCGACGACCATCCCTGGCAGGCCATCATCCAGTGCGCACAGCAGCGCGACTGCGACCTGATCGTGATGTCGTCGCATGGCAAGCGCGGGCTGCAGGCGCTGCTGATCGGCAGCGAGACCCACAAGGTCCTGACCCACAGCACGATCCCGGTGCTGGTCTTCCGCTAG
- a CDS encoding peroxiredoxin, producing MAIRLGEQAPDFTADTTEGKISFHEWIGDNWAILFSHPKDFTPVCTTELGYMAGLKPEFDKRNTKIIGLSIDPVGDHQRWAKDIEETQGHAINYPMIGDADLTVAKLYDMIHPEASGSGPRTAVDNATIRSVFIIGPDKKVKAMLVYPMSAGRNFDEVLRLLDSLQLNAKHTVATPVNWKPGEDVIIPTSVSDEDAKKKYPQGFKTLKPYLRTVEQPK from the coding sequence ATGGCGATTCGACTGGGCGAGCAAGCCCCTGATTTCACCGCCGACACCACGGAAGGCAAGATCAGCTTCCATGAGTGGATCGGCGACAACTGGGCCATCCTGTTCTCGCATCCCAAGGACTTCACGCCGGTGTGCACCACCGAACTGGGCTATATGGCCGGGCTCAAGCCCGAGTTCGACAAGCGCAATACCAAGATCATCGGCCTGAGCATCGACCCGGTCGGCGACCACCAGCGCTGGGCCAAGGACATCGAGGAAACGCAAGGCCATGCGATCAACTATCCGATGATCGGCGACGCCGACCTGACCGTGGCCAAGCTCTACGACATGATCCACCCCGAGGCCAGCGGCAGCGGCCCGCGCACGGCGGTAGACAACGCCACCATCCGCTCGGTGTTCATCATCGGCCCGGACAAGAAGGTCAAGGCCATGCTGGTGTACCCGATGAGCGCCGGGCGCAATTTCGACGAGGTGCTGCGCCTGCTGGATTCGCTGCAGCTCAATGCCAAGCACACCGTGGCCACGCCGGTGAACTGGAAGCCGGGCGAGGACGTCATCATCCCGACTTCGGTCTCGGACGAGGATGCCAAGAAGAAGTACCCGCAGGGCTTCAAGACCCTGAAGCCCTACCTGCGCACGGTGGAGCAACCCAAATAA
- a CDS encoding chemotaxis protein, whose protein sequence is MSSSMRDIDERTNLTNNNQFELLLFRLGDAEHSGQTELFGINVFKVREILVMPHVTTVVGADPSILGMADIRGQVIPVIDLPRLVGCKPRSGLGILLVTEYARSTQGFAVEAVEEIVRLEWNQVHSAEASVRTGHVTSIAKLDGDTAGSTDPSRLVQVLDVEQILRDVLPTRQPDVDPGTVGPQLSLRPGAKVIAADDSALARGLIEQGLKALGAPVVMTKSGKEAWELLDRIAAEAASHGKSVEDEVALVLTDLEMPEMDGFTLTRKIKADSRLKSLPVVIHSSLSGEASEEHVRKVGADAYVAKFVAKELADTIRDVLTR, encoded by the coding sequence ATGAGCAGTTCCATGAGGGACATCGACGAACGGACCAACCTCACCAACAACAACCAGTTCGAGCTGCTGCTGTTCCGGCTTGGCGATGCCGAGCACTCCGGCCAGACGGAGCTGTTCGGGATCAATGTCTTCAAGGTGCGCGAGATCCTGGTGATGCCGCACGTGACGACCGTGGTGGGGGCCGATCCGTCGATCCTGGGCATGGCGGATATCCGCGGCCAGGTGATTCCGGTGATCGACCTGCCCAGGCTGGTCGGGTGCAAGCCGCGCAGCGGCCTGGGCATCCTGCTGGTGACGGAATATGCACGTTCGACGCAGGGCTTTGCGGTGGAAGCAGTGGAGGAAATCGTGCGCCTGGAGTGGAACCAGGTGCATTCGGCCGAGGCCAGCGTGCGGACCGGTCACGTCACCAGCATCGCCAAGCTGGACGGGGACACTGCGGGGAGCACAGACCCGTCGCGGCTGGTGCAGGTGCTGGACGTTGAGCAGATCCTGCGCGATGTGCTGCCGACGCGGCAGCCGGACGTGGACCCGGGCACGGTCGGCCCGCAGCTGAGCCTGCGCCCGGGCGCCAAGGTCATTGCCGCCGACGATTCGGCACTGGCGCGCGGCCTGATCGAGCAGGGGCTGAAGGCGCTGGGCGCGCCGGTGGTGATGACCAAGTCCGGCAAGGAGGCGTGGGAGCTGCTTGACCGCATCGCCGCCGAGGCGGCCAGCCATGGCAAGTCAGTGGAGGATGAGGTGGCCCTGGTGCTGACCGACCTGGAGATGCCGGAGATGGACGGTTTCACCCTGACCCGCAAGATCAAGGCGGATAGCCGGCTGAAGTCGCTGCCGGTGGTGATTCACTCGTCACTGTCGGGAGAGGCCAGCGAGGAGCATGTGCGCAAGGTGGGCGCGGACGCCTATGTGGCGAAGTTCGTGGCCAAGGAACTGGCTGACACCATCCGCGACGTGCTGACGCGCTGA
- a CDS encoding MoaD/ThiS family protein, translating to MQVRIATPLFSYTGQREYVEARGASIAELLDDLDRQFPGMRFRIVDEQGKLRPYIRVFVNRTQLMRLDAALKETDEVHILQALAGG from the coding sequence ATGCAGGTCCGTATCGCGACGCCGCTCTTCTCCTATACCGGACAGCGCGAATACGTCGAAGCCCGCGGCGCCAGCATTGCTGAACTGCTCGACGACCTCGACCGCCAGTTCCCCGGCATGCGCTTTCGCATCGTCGATGAGCAGGGCAAGCTGCGGCCGTATATCCGCGTCTTCGTCAATCGCACGCAGCTGATGCGGCTGGACGCGGCGTTGAAGGAAACCGACGAGGTGCATATCCTGCAGGCGCTGGCGGGCGGGTAA
- a CDS encoding WD40/YVTN/BNR-like repeat-containing protein, producing MMTTSPIPETDSGPVWLLVATTKGAWFLTSDAARRSWLIEGPMFLGHTIHHIVQDPRDPSRMLMAARTGHLGPTVFRSTDGGRNWTEAARPPAFDKAPEGEAGRVVDHVFWLTPGHASEPGTWYAGTSPQGLFRSADHGATWEPVSGFNDHPNWRTWTGGEQDGTPDGPKMHSVLVDPRDARHLYIGMSSGGVFESTDGGADWKPLNRGSLATFLPDPNPEYGQDPHCMLQHPADPDILYQQNHCGIYRMDRREGVWKRIGEAMPAEVGDIGFPIVAHRRDPRTVWVFPMDGSDVWPRVSPGGRPAAYVTRDAGENWQRQDRGLPAEQGWFTVKRQAMATDGHAPVGVYFGTTGGEIWASADEGEGWQCIARNLPQVYAVTVARPA from the coding sequence ATGATGACGACTTCCCCCATTCCCGAAACCGATAGCGGCCCCGTCTGGCTGCTGGTGGCCACCACCAAGGGCGCCTGGTTCCTGACCAGCGACGCCGCCCGCCGCAGCTGGCTGATCGAGGGCCCGATGTTTCTCGGCCATACCATCCACCATATCGTGCAGGACCCGCGCGACCCGTCGCGCATGCTGATGGCGGCGCGCACCGGCCACCTGGGCCCGACCGTGTTCCGCTCCACCGACGGCGGCCGCAACTGGACCGAAGCCGCGCGCCCACCCGCCTTCGACAAGGCGCCGGAGGGCGAGGCCGGCCGCGTCGTCGACCACGTGTTCTGGCTCACGCCCGGCCATGCCAGCGAGCCCGGCACCTGGTACGCCGGCACCTCGCCGCAGGGGCTGTTCCGCAGCGCCGACCATGGCGCGACCTGGGAGCCGGTGTCCGGCTTCAACGACCACCCGAACTGGCGCACCTGGACCGGCGGCGAGCAGGACGGCACGCCCGACGGCCCCAAGATGCATTCCGTGCTGGTCGATCCGCGCGACGCGCGCCACCTGTATATCGGCATGTCCAGCGGCGGTGTGTTCGAGAGCACCGACGGCGGCGCGGACTGGAAGCCGCTGAACCGCGGCAGCCTTGCCACTTTCCTGCCCGATCCCAACCCCGAATACGGCCAGGACCCGCACTGCATGCTGCAGCATCCCGCCGATCCGGACATCCTGTACCAGCAGAACCACTGCGGCATCTATCGCATGGACCGCCGCGAAGGCGTGTGGAAACGCATTGGCGAAGCCATGCCGGCGGAGGTGGGCGATATCGGCTTCCCCATCGTCGCCCACCGCCGTGATCCGCGCACGGTGTGGGTATTTCCGATGGACGGCAGCGACGTCTGGCCGCGCGTCAGCCCGGGCGGCCGCCCCGCGGCCTATGTCACCCGCGATGCTGGCGAGAACTGGCAGCGCCAGGACCGCGGACTGCCCGCTGAACAAGGCTGGTTCACCGTCAAGCGCCAGGCCATGGCCACCGACGGCCACGCGCCGGTGGGCGTGTACTTCGGCACCACCGGTGGCGAGATCTGGGCCAGTGCCGATGAGGGCGAGGGCTGGCAATGCATCGCCCGCAACCTGCCGCAGGTCTACGCGGTCACCGTGGCGCGCCCTGCCTGA
- a CDS encoding NCS2 family permease, with product MIEQPYPSPATEADAARPQVPEVRSRLDAFFEITARGSTQRKEVIAGVTTFMAMVYAVFVVPGMLGKAGFDTSAVFVAVCLTTAFGSLLMGLWAKLPIAIGCAISLTAFMAFGLVLGQGLSPAVALGAVFLMGVIFTAISVTGVRSWILRNLPAGVAHGTGIGIGLFLLLIASNEVGLVVKNAHPGLPVSLGKITSFPVVMSVLGLAAIFGLERRKVPGGILLVIIAISALGLAFDPAVKFTGVFALPSLSAPGHESLIGAMDMRGALTAAVLPSVLALVMTAVFDATGTIRAVAGQAGQLNAAGHMHNGGRALTADSVSSIFSAMFGGAPAAAYIESTVGVAAGAKTGLTAVVVGLLFVAVMFFSPLAGLVPSYATAPALMYVGLLMLSSVSRLHMDDMVDAMAGLVCAVFIVLTCNIVTGIMLGFCTLVVGRVVAGEWRKLNVGTVAIAVMLAAFYAGGWAI from the coding sequence ATGATCGAACAGCCCTATCCGTCGCCCGCGACGGAAGCCGATGCCGCACGCCCCCAAGTCCCCGAAGTCCGGAGCCGGCTCGACGCGTTCTTCGAGATCACCGCGCGCGGCAGCACCCAGCGCAAGGAAGTGATTGCCGGGGTGACCACCTTTATGGCGATGGTCTACGCCGTCTTTGTCGTGCCCGGCATGCTGGGCAAGGCCGGCTTTGACACCAGCGCGGTCTTTGTCGCGGTGTGCCTGACCACCGCCTTCGGCTCCCTGCTGATGGGCCTGTGGGCCAAGCTGCCGATCGCCATCGGCTGCGCCATCTCGCTGACCGCATTCATGGCCTTCGGGCTGGTGCTGGGGCAGGGCCTGTCGCCGGCGGTCGCGCTCGGCGCCGTGTTCCTGATGGGCGTGATCTTCACCGCGATCTCCGTCACCGGCGTGCGCTCCTGGATCCTGCGCAACCTGCCCGCCGGCGTGGCGCACGGCACCGGCATCGGCATCGGCCTGTTCCTGCTGCTGATCGCCTCGAATGAAGTCGGCCTGGTGGTCAAGAACGCTCACCCCGGCCTGCCAGTGTCGCTGGGCAAGATCACCTCGTTCCCGGTGGTGATGTCGGTGCTGGGCCTGGCCGCGATCTTCGGCCTGGAGCGCCGCAAGGTGCCGGGCGGCATCCTGCTGGTGATCATCGCGATCTCCGCCCTGGGCCTGGCCTTCGACCCGGCGGTGAAGTTCACCGGCGTGTTCGCGCTGCCGTCGCTGAGCGCGCCCGGCCATGAATCGCTGATCGGCGCCATGGACATGCGCGGCGCGCTGACGGCCGCGGTGCTGCCGAGCGTGCTGGCACTGGTGATGACCGCGGTGTTCGACGCCACCGGCACGATCCGCGCTGTCGCCGGACAAGCCGGCCAGCTCAACGCAGCCGGCCATATGCATAACGGCGGGCGCGCGCTGACCGCGGATTCGGTCAGCTCGATCTTCTCGGCGATGTTCGGCGGTGCTCCGGCCGCGGCCTATATCGAGTCGACCGTCGGCGTGGCCGCCGGCGCCAAGACCGGCCTGACCGCGGTGGTGGTGGGACTGCTGTTCGTGGCGGTGATGTTCTTCTCGCCGCTGGCCGGGCTGGTGCCGTCGTACGCCACCGCGCCCGCGCTGATGTACGTGGGCCTGCTGATGCTGTCGAGCGTGAGCCGCCTGCACATGGACGACATGGTCGACGCGATGGCAGGCCTGGTCTGCGCCGTGTTCATCGTGCTGACCTGCAATATCGTGACCGGCATCATGCTGGGCTTCTGCACCCTGGTGGTGGGCCGCGTGGTGGCTGGCGAATGGCGCAAGCTCAATGTCGGCACGGTGGCCATCGCGGTCATGCTGGCTGCGTTCTATGCCGGGGGCTGGGCCATCTGA
- a CDS encoding VOC family protein has protein sequence MSQQIFVNLPVRDLQKSIAFFTQLGFSFNPQFTDDTATCMIVGDNIFVMLLTEAKFRSFSPNEICDARKSTEVLVCLSMETRARVDEMVNAAVAAGGNTYKPPMDLGFMYGHGFQDPDGHVWELVYMDMAAMQAGQ, from the coding sequence ATGAGCCAGCAGATCTTTGTCAATTTGCCCGTCCGCGACCTGCAAAAGTCGATCGCCTTCTTTACGCAGTTGGGTTTTTCCTTCAATCCGCAATTTACCGACGACACTGCCACCTGCATGATCGTCGGTGACAACATTTTCGTGATGCTGCTGACGGAAGCCAAGTTCCGCAGCTTCTCGCCCAATGAAATCTGCGATGCACGGAAATCGACGGAGGTGCTGGTTTGCCTGTCGATGGAAACCCGTGCCCGCGTGGATGAAATGGTCAATGCCGCGGTCGCGGCGGGTGGCAATACTTACAAGCCGCCGATGGATTTGGGATTCATGTACGGGCATGGATTCCAGGATCCGGATGGCCATGTCTGGGAACTGGTGTACATGGATATGGCCGCAATGCAGGCCGGGCAATGA
- a CDS encoding H-NS histone family protein encodes MATYKQLLAEKEALEAKLNEVRATEVAGVIDKIRDLMTEYGLTVEDILPRRKRGRPAGSSAKKPASALPPKYMDPKTGKTWSGRGRAPAWLGKRPERFLIEQ; translated from the coding sequence ATGGCGACATACAAGCAACTCCTGGCTGAGAAGGAAGCGCTGGAAGCCAAGCTGAATGAAGTGCGTGCGACGGAAGTCGCCGGCGTAATCGACAAAATCCGGGACCTGATGACTGAATACGGCCTGACCGTCGAAGACATCCTGCCCCGCCGCAAGCGTGGCCGCCCGGCTGGTTCGAGCGCCAAGAAGCCTGCATCCGCTTTGCCGCCGAAGTACATGGACCCCAAGACCGGCAAGACCTGGTCGGGCCGCGGCCGTGCGCCGGCATGGCTGGGCAAGCGCCCGGAGCGTTTCCTGATCGAGCAGTAA
- a CDS encoding AraC family transcriptional regulator, producing the protein MTQQEPIQAGPLPRDLLHALRDGGYDVSGLAPAPESDSDSDPSDLTPAVPAPGPQQACHVLCAVYRATGDPTIGLWLGSRMQTDLLGLAGLPAMAGPSLGTALRRIARYQKLLAGDRIELRRQGDEAWVCIRPSDPEAPDTRPRIDMELCSLLAFGRQFTRKPLHPLRVSLRIGQPDWHLRYTEAFDCPVRFGEPEDAIVFGRRDLALRLAARVRSGPAGPGHAMREARPASASLDDVRAALQALAGERALSLAAVARHLDISERTLQRRLMAAGTSFRTLCEEARRDLAGGYLAGGTMSLGEIAFRLGFDDANSFFRAFRRWTGMTPGDYRRAAVHPPA; encoded by the coding sequence ATGACACAACAAGAGCCTATCCAGGCCGGGCCGTTGCCTCGTGACCTGCTGCACGCACTGCGTGATGGCGGCTACGACGTATCGGGACTCGCGCCTGCCCCGGAATCCGACTCCGACTCCGACCCCAGCGACCTCACGCCTGCCGTGCCGGCGCCAGGCCCGCAACAGGCCTGCCACGTGCTCTGCGCGGTCTACCGCGCCACCGGCGATCCAACCATCGGCCTATGGCTGGGCAGCCGGATGCAGACCGACCTGCTCGGGCTGGCGGGCCTGCCGGCCATGGCCGGGCCGTCGCTGGGCACCGCGCTGCGGCGCATCGCGCGCTACCAGAAGCTGCTCGCCGGCGACCGCATCGAACTGCGCCGCCAGGGCGACGAAGCCTGGGTCTGCATCCGCCCGAGCGACCCCGAGGCGCCCGACACCCGCCCGCGCATCGACATGGAGCTGTGCTCGCTGCTGGCCTTCGGGCGCCAGTTCACGCGCAAGCCGCTGCATCCGCTGCGGGTGTCGCTGCGCATCGGCCAGCCGGACTGGCACCTGCGCTATACCGAGGCATTCGACTGCCCGGTGCGCTTTGGCGAGCCGGAAGACGCCATCGTGTTCGGCCGCCGCGACCTGGCCTTGCGCCTGGCTGCCCGCGTGCGCAGCGGACCGGCCGGCCCGGGCCACGCCATGCGCGAAGCGCGGCCGGCGTCCGCTTCGCTGGACGATGTGCGCGCGGCCCTGCAGGCGCTGGCCGGCGAGCGCGCCCTCAGCCTGGCCGCGGTGGCACGCCACCTGGACATCAGCGAGCGCACGCTGCAGCGCCGGCTGATGGCAGCGGGCACGAGTTTTCGCACGCTGTGCGAGGAGGCGCGCCGCGACCTGGCTGGCGGCTACCTGGCCGGGGGCACGATGTCGCTGGGAGAAATCGCGTTCCGGCTCGGCTTTGACGATGCCAACTCGTTCTTCCGCGCCTTCCGCCGCTGGACCGGCATGACGCCGGGCGACTACCGACGCGCGGCGGTGCATCCGCCCGCCTAG